In Harpia harpyja isolate bHarHar1 chromosome 12, bHarHar1 primary haplotype, whole genome shotgun sequence, a single window of DNA contains:
- the BUD23 gene encoding probable 18S rRNA (guanine-N(7))-methyltransferase, giving the protein MAGSGRRPEHRGPPELFYDEAEARKYTQNSRVVEIQSQMSERAVELLGLPEDRPCLLLDVGCGSGLSGDYISNRGHYWIGMDISPAMLDVAMEREVEGDLLLADVGHGIPFRPGMFDGCISISAVQWLCNADKKSHSPPKRLYQFFSTLYTALARGSRAVLQLYPENSEQVELITAQAMRAGFTGGMVVDYPNSAKAKKFFLCLFVGASGTLPKGLGTECADGEEIRQAKFTNERTRFRNAKGKSVKKSRDWILEKKERRRRQGKEVRADTKYTGRKRRPRF; this is encoded by the exons ATGGCGGGCAGCGGGCGCCGGCCCGAGCACCGCGGGCCCCCGGAGCTG TTCTACGATGAAGCCGAGGCGCGGAAGTACACGCAGAA CTCCCGGGTGGTGGAGATCCAGTCGCAGATGTCAGAgcgggctgtggagctgctgggactGCCTGAGGACCGGCCGTGCCTCCTCCTGGACGTGGG CTGTGGCTCTGGGCTGAGCGGGGATTACATCTCCAATAGGGGTCACTACTGGATTGGCATGGACATCAGCCCTGCCATGCTGG ATGTGGCcatggagagggaggtggaaggagACCTTCTTCTTGCAGATGTGGGTCATGGCATTCCTTTCAGGCCTGGTATGTTTGACGGCTGTATCAG tatttctgcagtgcagtGGCTTTGTAATGCTGATAAGAAATCACACAGCCCTCCAAAACGCCTTTATCAATTTTTCTCAACTCTTTATACTGCCTTG GCCCGAGGATCCCGAGCTGTCCTGCAGCTGTACCCTGAGAACTCAGAACAG GTGGAGCTCATCACAGCCCAAGCCATGAGAGCTGGCTTTACCGGGGGAATGGTGGTAGATTACCCCAACAGCGCCAAAGCCAAGAA GTTCTTCCTTTGTCTCTTTGTTGGGGCATCTGGCACATTACCAAAG GGCCTTGGTACTGAGTGTGCTGATGGAGAAGAGATACGCCAGGCAAAGTTCACCAATGAAAG GACACGGTTCAGAAATGCTAAAGGCAAGTCTGTGAAGAAAAGCCGGGACTGGATCCTTGAGAAGAAGGAGCGTAGACGACGACAGGGCAA GGAAGTGCGAGCAGACACAAAATACACAGGTCGAAAGCGCCGCCCTCGCTTCTGA
- the DNAJC30 gene encoding dnaJ homolog subfamily C member 30, mitochondrial — translation MEPAALGCLRRLLPAAPRALRPGRALAPSRGGQTGGGAPRARRDLYEVLGVPATATAAQIKTAYYEQSFRYHPDRNAGSAAAAARFAAVSEAYRVLGSAALRRKYDRGLLSREDLRGAPQPKGRPPPPPAPPPPDPAAARRGPVRPPFDFDAFYRAHYGEQLERERVLRARREQLRLRREEAAAQGCFRIVSDLSVGLIFFLGFAILYGLK, via the coding sequence ATGGAGCCGGCAGCGCTCGGCTGCCTGCGGCGCctcctgcccgccgccccgcgggccCTGCGGCCCGGCCGCGCCCTGGCGCCGTCCCGCGGCGGGCAGACGGGCGGCGGAGCTCCGCGGGCGCGCCGCGACCTGTACGAGGTGCTGGGAGTCCCGGCCACGGCGACAGCGGCGCAGATCAAGACGGCGTACTACGAGCAGTCGTTCCGCTACCACCCCGACCGCAACGCCGGcagtgccgccgccgccgcccgcttcGCCGCCGTTAGCGAGGCCTATCGGGTGCTCGGCAGCGCCGCCCTGCGCCGCAAGTACGACCGCGGTCTCCTCAGCCGCGAGGACCTGCGCGGCGCCCCACAGCCCAAgggccgcccgccccctccccccgcgccgccgcctccggaccccgctgccgcccgccgtGGGCCCGTCCGGCCGCCCTTCGATTTCGATGCCTTTTACCGGGCGCACTACGGGGAGCAGCTGGAGCGGGAGAGGGTGCTGCGGGCGCGGCGGGAGCAGCTGCGCCTCCGCCGGGAGGAGGCCGCGGCCCAGGGATGCTTCCGGATTGTCTCCGATCTCTCGGTCGGGCTCATCTTCTTCCTGGGTTTCGCTATCCTCTACGGCCTCAAGTGA
- the VPS37D gene encoding vacuolar protein sorting-associated protein 37D produces the protein MSRPPALPGSPRRFGVLSTAQLRALLQDEPRLQRAARLSRKFQSLQLEREMCLASNCTLARVNLSLRPRLEDGKASLAIRYQELQEIREACWDKQQRLEAYLEKWSPQSALSQLQAKLDASEAESEAQIKQFLAQDLPLDSFLESFCQSRTRSHICRTQLEKLQELLQKDQVGRDPVGPMGCPGALASPAPTRLALLRNGVAPKAFHLSYGFVPAFLIPSEAVVPFAMPAVPRRHHLPALGHQPASPRSKIPSPGSPLRLVGHIPLLSPQPFCRQQWL, from the exons ATGTCCCGgcccccggcgctgcccggctCCCCGCGCCGCTTCGGGGTGCTCAGCACCGCGCAGCTCCGCGCCCTGCTGCAGGACGAGCCCCGGCTGCAGCGCGCCGCCCGCCTCAGCAGGAAG TTTCAGAGTCTGCAGCTGGAGCGGGAGATGTGTTTGGCTTCAAACTGCACCCTGGCCAGGGTGAACCTGTCCCTGCGCCCGCGGCTGGAGGACGGGAAGGCTTCCCTAGCCATCAGGtaccaggagctgcaggagataCGAGAGGCATGTTGGGACAAGCAGCAGCGTCTAG AGGCTTACCTGGAGAAGTGGAGCCCGCAGAGTGCCCTGAGCCAGCTCCAAGCCAAGCTCGATGCCTCTGAGGCAGAGTCGGAG GCACAGATAAAGCAGTTCCTGGCCCAGGACCTGCCCCTTGATTCCTTTCTGGAGTCCTTCTGCCAGAGCCGCACACGCTCCCACATCTGCCGGACACAGCTGGAGaaactgcaggagctgctgcagaaagACCAGGTGGGCAGGGACCCTGTGGGCCCCATGGGGTGCCCAGGTGCCCTGGCTAGCCCAGCACCAACCCGCCTTGCCCTGCTTCGGAATGGAGTAGCCCCCAAAGCCTTCCATCTCTCCTATGGTTTTGTGCCTGCCTTTCTCATCCCCTCGGAGGCTGTTGTGCCCTTTGCCATGCCGGCTGTGCCTCGCAGACACCATctcccagccctgggacaccAGCCAGCATCTCCCCGCTCCAAAATCCCCAGCCCGGGCTCACCCCTGCGCCTCGTTGGACACATCCCCCTGCTCAGCCCCCAGCccttctgcaggcagcagtgGCTGTGA